Proteins encoded by one window of Camelus dromedarius isolate mCamDro1 chromosome 27, mCamDro1.pat, whole genome shotgun sequence:
- the TSSK6 gene encoding testis-specific serine/threonine-protein kinase 6, with product MSGDKLLSELGYKLGRTIGEGSYSKVKVATSKKYKGTVAIKVVDRRRAPPDFVNKFLPRELSILRGVRHPHIVHVFEFIEVCNGKLYIVMEAAATDLLQAVQRNRRIPGGQARDLFAQIAGAVRYLHDHHLVHRDLKCENVLLSPDERRVKLTDFGFGRQAHGYPDLSTTYCGSAAYASPEVLLGIPYDPKKYDVWSLGVVLYVMVTGCMPFDDSDIAGLPRRQKRGVLYPDGLELSERCKALIAELLQFSPSARPSAGQVARNGWLRAGDSG from the coding sequence ATGTCGGGCGACAAACTTCTGAGCGAACTCGGCTATAAGCTGGGCCGCACAATAGGCGAGGGCAGTTACTCCAAGGTGAAGGTGGCCACGTCCAAAAAGTACAAGGGCACGGTGGCCATCAAAGTGGTGGACCGGCGGCGCGCGCCGCCCGACTTCGTCAACAAGTTCCTGCCACGGGAGCTGTCCATCCTTCGAGGCGTGCGGCACCCGCACATCGTGCACGTCTTCGAGTTCATTGAGGTGTGCAATGGGAAGCTGTACATCGTGATGGAGGCTGCCGCCACCGACCTACTACAGGCCGTGCAGCGAAACAGGCGTATCCCAGGGGGGCAAGCGCGCGACCTCTTCGCGCAGATCGCCGGCGCTGTGCGCTACCTGCACGACCATCACCTAGTGCACCGCGACCTCAAGTGCGAAAACGTGCTGCTGAGCCCTGATGAGCGTCGCGTCAAGCTCACTGACTTTGGCTTCGGCCGTCAGGCGCATGGCTACCCGGATCTGAGCACCACCTATTGTGGCTCGGCCGCCTACGCGTCGCCCGAGGTACTCCTGGGCATTCCCTACGACCCCAAGAAGTACGACGTGTGGAGCCTTGGCGTCGTGCTCTACGTCATGGTCACCGGGTGTATGCCCTTCGACGACTCAGACATCGCAGGCCTGCCCCGGCGCCAGAAGCGCGGCGTTCTCTACCCCGACGGCCTCGAGCTGTCCGAGCGCTGCAAGGCCCTGATCGCCGAGTTGCTGCAGTTCAGCCCGTCGGCCAGGCCCTCCGCGGGCCAAGTAGCGCGCAACGGCTGGCTACGTGCGGGGGACTCCGGCTAG
- the GATAD2A gene encoding transcriptional repressor p66-alpha isoform X5 yields MKSERRAPSPDVIVLSDNEQPASPRVNGLSKETLKETSTEALMKSSPEERERMIKQLKEELRLEEAKLVLLKKLRQSQIQKETTTQKPTGSTGSSVTTPPPLVRGTQNIPSGKPSLQTSSTRMPGSVIPPPLVRGGQQTSSKLGPQTSSQVVMPPLVRGAQQIHNIRQHSSTGPPPLLLAPRASVPSVQIQGQRIIQQGLIRVANVPNTSLLVNIPQPSPASLKGTTATSAQANSTPTSVASVVTSADSPASRQAAAKLALRKQLEKTLLEIPPPKPPAPEMNFLPSAANNEFIYLVGLEEVVQNLLETQAGRMSAAVVLSREPYMCAQCKTDFTCRWREEKGGAIMCENCMASNQKKALKVEHTSRLKAAFVKALQQEQEIEQRLLQQGAAPTQAKAEPATAPHPVLKQVIKPRRKLAFRSGEARDWSNGAVLQASSQLSRGSATTPRGILHTFSQSPKLQNAASATALVSRTGRHSERAVSAGKGNATSNWKKAPLSTGGALAFVSPSLAVHKTSSAVDRQREYLLDMIPPRSIPQSATWK; encoded by the exons ATGAAGTCAGAAAGGAGAGCCCCTTCGCCCGATGTGATTGTGCTTTCTGACAACGAGCAACCTGCGAGCCCAAGGGTGAATGGGCTGTCGAAGGAGACCTTGAAGGAGACCAGCACCGAGGCCCTCATG AAAAGCAGTCCTGAAGAACGAGAAAGGATGATTAAGCAACTGAAAGAAGAGTTAAGATTAGAAGAAGCAAAACTCGTTTTATTGAAGAAGTTGCGGCAGAGTCAAATACAAAAGGAAACCACCACACAGaag CCCACAGGCTCCACTGGGAGCTCCGTGACCACCCCTCCCCCGCTTGTACGGGGCACCCAGAACATTCCTTCCGGCAAGCCATCGCTTCAG ACCTCTTCAACTCGGATGCCTGGCAGTGTCATCCCACCACCCCTGGTCCGTGGCGGGCAGCAGACGTCCTCGAAGTTAGGGCCTCAGACAAGCTCACAGGTCGTCATGCCCCCGCTCGTCAGGGGGGCCCAG CAAATCCACAACATCAGACAACATTCCAGCACGGGGCCACCGCCACTCCTCCTGGCTCCCAGGGCATCGGTGCCCAGTGTGCAAATTCAGGGACAGAGGATCATCCAGCAGGGCCTCATCCGCGTCGCCAATGTCCCCAACACTAGTCTGCTCGTTAACATCCCACAG CCCTCCCCAGCATCGCTGAAAGGGACGACGGCCACCTCTGCTCAGGCCAACTCCACCCCCACCAGCGTGGCCTCCGTGGTCACCTCTGCTGATTCTCCAGCCAGCCGGCAGGCGGCTGCCAAGCTTGCACTGCGCAAACAGCTGGAGAAGACGCTGCTTGAAATCCCCCCTCCCAAGCCCCCTGCCCCTGAGATGAACTTCCTGCCCAGTGCTGCCAACAATGAATTCATCTACCTGGTcggcctggaggaggtggtgcagAACCTGCTGGAGACGCAAG CAGGCAGGATGTCAGCCGCCGTTGTGCTGTCCCGGGAGCCCTACATGTGTGCACAGTGCAAGACGGACTTCACGTGCCGCTGGCGGGAGGAAAAGGGTGGTGCCATCATGTGTGAGAACTGCATGGCATCCAACCAGAAGAAGGCCCTCAAGGTGGAGCACACGAGCCGGCTGAAGGCTGCTTTCGTGAAGGCGCTACAGCAGGAGCAGGAGATCGAGCAGCGCCTCCTGCAGCAGGGCGCTGCCCCCACGCAGGCCAAGGCTGAGCCTGCCACCGCCCCACACCCCGTGCTGAAGCAG GTCATAAAACCCCGGCGTAAGTTGGCGTTCCGCTCAGGAGAGGCCCGCGACTGGAGTAACGGGGCTGTGCTACAG GCCTCCAGCCAGCTGTCCCGGGGTTCGGCCACAACGCCCCGAGGCATCCTGCACACTTTCAGCCAGTCACCCAAACTGCAGAATGCAGCCTCGGCCACAGCCCTTGTCAGCAGGACCGGCAGACATTCCGAGAGAGCCGTGAGCGCCGGCAAAGGCAACGCCACCTCCAACTGGAAGAAGGCGCCCCTGAGTACAG GTGGGGCCCTTGCATTCGTCAGCCCAAGCTTGGCAGTGCACAAGACCTCCTCAGCTGTGGACCGCCAGCGGGAGTACCTCCTGGACATGATCCCGCCACGCTCCATCCCCCAATCGGCCACGTGGAAATAG